From one Lycium ferocissimum isolate CSIRO_LF1 chromosome 5, AGI_CSIRO_Lferr_CH_V1, whole genome shotgun sequence genomic stretch:
- the LOC132056745 gene encoding transcription termination factor MTEF1, chloroplastic, translated as MSSAATSFHCFSVQKLPPPPSPSCSDEQISLLSKKPKSILLKNPLYQPTHKNISLQFKEKILCLEIMGVDSGKALSQNPCLHRASLHTIHSIITFLQSKGLHQKDFARIFGMCPRILTSDINSELNPVFNFLSKNLRVPQHNLRRVINKCPRLLVCSVKDQLKPALFYLQRLGFTDLHHLAYQDPILLVSSVENTLIPKLDYLISLGFSRTEAVEMTVRCPGLFTFSIENNFKPKFDYFSQQMQGELDELKEFPQYFAFSLEKRIKPRHIELVHTGVSIPLSLMLKTTDEEFKELIRQETG; from the coding sequence ATGTCAAGTGCAGCAACATCTTTTCATTGCTTCTCTGTTCAGAAattaccaccaccaccatcaccatCATGTTCAGATGAACAAATAAGTCTTTTAtcaaaaaaaccaaaatcgaTTCTCCTAAAGAACCCACTTTATCAACCAACTCACAAGAACATCTCGTTGCAATTCAAGGAGAAAATCTTGTGCTTAGAAATAATGGGTGTTGATTCAGGAAAAGCACTGTCTCAAAACCCTTGTCTTCACAGAGCTTCTTTACACACTATTCATTCCATCATCACTTTCCTTCAATCAAAAGGACTTCACCAGAAGGACTTTGCAAGGATCTTTGGGATGTGCCCAAGAATTCTTACCTCAGATATTAATTCTGAACTCAACCCAGTTTTCAATTTCCTCTCAAAAAACCTAAGAGTCCCTCAACACAACTTGAGAAGGGTCATCAACAAGTGTCCAAGATTGCTCGTTTGCAGTGTAAAAGACCAGCTTAAACCAGCTCTCTTTTATCTTCAAAGACTTGGCTTCACAGATTTGCATCATTTAGCTTATCAAGATCCAATCTTGCTCGTTTCTAGTGTCGAAAATACCTTAATACCCAAGCTCGATTATTTGATAAGTCTAGGATTTTCAAGAACGGAAGCAGTCGAAATGACTGTGAGGTGTCCAGGACTATTCACTTTCAGCATTGAGAataatttcaagcctaaatttGACTACTTTTCCCAACAAATGCAAGGTGAATTGGATGAATTGAAAGAGTTCCCTCAGTACTTTGCTTTTAGTTTGGAGAAAAGAATAAAACCAAGGCACATTGAACTTGTACACACTGGAGTTTCAATTCCACTGTCATTGATGCTCAAGACTACCGATGAAGAGTTCAAGGAGTTGATAAGGCAAGAAACTGGATAG